The genomic window ttgagcatctgcctttgtctcagggtatgatcccggggtcctggaatcaagtcccacatcaggctccccacagggagcgtgcttctccctctgcttatgtctctgcctgtctctgtgtgtctctcatgaataaataaaatattttttaaaataataaaatagatttttttaaaaagaaaagaaaaaaggaaaaccaaatttaaaaaataagtaagcttTACatccagtatggggcttgaactcacaaccctgagatcaggagtcatacgttctaccaactgagccatccaggtgcccttatgTCACATTatgtttatccgttcatctgttaatggacaatAGCTTGTTCCAACtttcttggctactgtgaacaaTGCTActgtgaatattcatatataagcttttgtgtgaacatgtgttttcatttctcttggggatatacctagaagtagaattgctgggttatatggtaactctgtttaacattttaaggaactgtcagactgtttttccaaagtggctgtaccattttataatgCCTCCAGGAAGGTTTGAGGATTCAatttgtccacatcctcatcaacatttgtaaTTGTCTTTTATCTTAAGACATCGTAATGGGGGTAAagtggtatctcaatgtggttttcatttctccaatgactagtgatgttgagcatcatttcatgtgtttattggccatttgtaagttttctttttttatgaatcaaattttatttcaaaatgtaaaccATATGTaagttttctctggagaaatgtctattcaggttctttgcTCAGTTTTCAGTTgggttttatgtctttttattgttgagttgtaacagttcttcatatattttgattagAAGTCtctacagatattttctcccattttgtgagttgtcttttcttgatggtatcctttgaGGCACAAacgattttaatttttctgaagtgTACCTTGTCTATTTTCTTACTTGTcccttgtgcttttggtgtcatatctaagaaaccatcaCCCAATCCcaagataacaaatatttattcccatgttttcttctataacTTGAACCTTGAAGCTCAGTTTACCTCTCTGACTTCCTCCTTTCTCCATATTAACTCATTACCCCCATCAACTCACAAAGGGTTTGAAGTCCAACAAAGAAGTCTTCctctcagaaaggaaaggaggaaaaaagaggataaatacctgctttttcattttgatgtaatttaatttataaaaaaaaaactttaaactgTATTCCTCACGCAAAGATTTATTAGCCACTtggatgttttcatttatatattgcctGTTCATATCCTTGGGCATGTGTGACTTGCCTAGATCTTTTCTGTACTCTACACAAAGAGCTGTGATCCTATAATCTAAatgagttaaatttttaaaaattggttgtATTAAGCATTCAACTAAATGACAGAGAACTTAGGCAGTGGGGAATTTAGATTCACAGTGGGTAGAAGAAAACAACAGgaataaaaagggaaggaagagaaatgaatgaattagcAGAAATTAGATATGAGGAGTCTGAGCAAGTAAGAACTATTAGGACTTGAACTTGGTAGCACAGGAGACTAGAATTTGAGGGAGCCATTCTGCCATAATCTGACCAGCACACCGGAGAAGCTCAGAATGGGCTCTGTGTCCTTGGGGCCAGGAGACCTTGAATAGGAGAGAACTTTACCTTAGCCTATCAGAGGAAAAACTGAGAAGAAAGACTTTCTAGGGGACCCCTGTAGTGAAAGTTCTGGGCTGAAACTGGACAGAATTTGGGCACTTCAGAAGATCTGTATCCTGAGCTGGACAAGAATATATTATGCCTATCATGTTTTCTAGACCTTCTGTGTGCCTGAGTGATACAAAAGAGTTAGAAATTGACACCTAGGCCCTCTTAGAAGGAAGAAGTTGGCATCAGCCACACTTGTCGTCACTCTAATGCCCAACTCAGTCTCTGTGTTCAAGAAGCTCcgggacaggggtgcctggctggctcagtcactggagcatgtgactcctgatctcagggttgtgagttccagccccatgttgggtgtagagattacttaaaaatagaatcttgaaaaaagaaaaaatagataaaagcttCAGGACAGTAGTAGGGAGAGTGAGCATCGTTACCCCATAGCCATCAGAGAGAGACAGGAATTCTGGggctcagaggaaaagaaaatgaggtgacGTAGGGGCAAAtgatacagaatattttaaaatagttttcttgcAAAATTATAGCATATTGCTATGAGTCCATGATATGGTATTCATGATTTTCCCCTTATCTGAGAGCCTGCAAGCTGTAGCTGTGTCTAAGGCATCTCTCTATCCCCCTCAGCGCCAAGCACCATTTCAGTCATCCtagattatttttctaagttaTGTACTAGTCATACTCTTTTGTACTTGGGACTAGTCATTGTTCACTGCTAAGAACAtgtctttgaaagaaaaggagaaagtgcTGTCCTTGAGATCGCCAATGTAGGTGGCATTAAAAAGGGGTTTGCCTTTTGTCACAAGTGAATGCATGGCCAAATGAAGGGGATACTCAAGAGCCGGACCTGTGCAGTACAGAAAGTATGGTGGGGTAGCCCTGCCCCATCAGGCTGTGTTGTTATCAAGCTCCATTTTGACTCTGAGTCTTTTTCCTCTTGGGCTCTCCATCTGAACATGCTATGGGAAAGGGCATGTCCCTGACTTCCAGGGAGGTGACATTAggttccctttctttccctctctctccaggtGCCAAGCTCTCCTGATGAAATGTGTTCTGCCCCACTGGGCTCCGGGGGCAGTGTCTGGTGCTGTTGATGCCCTTGTTCGAAATTTCCAGAATGGATAGTCCCCCAAAGCTGACTGGAGAGACCCTCATCGTCCACCACATCCCCCTGGTGCACTGTCAAGTCCCAGATAGGCAGTGCTGTGGAGGGGCAAGTGGAGGTAGTGGGAGCACAAGACCCAATCCTTTCTGCCCTCCTGACCTGGGCATCACCCAGCCTGATCAAGACCTAGGACAAGCTGACTCGCTGCTCTTCAACAGTCTGCACTCTGCTCCTGGGGGATCCACACGGCCTGCAGACAGCACGAAGAGTAGAGTTCGGGATGGAAGAGGCCCTGGAGCCCCTAAACGACACAACCCTTTCCTGCTGCAAGAGAGTGTGGCTGAGCCAGGACTCGGCAACCTATATGATGACAGCATTGGTGATAGCGCCACCCAGCAGTCCTTCCACTTGCATGGGGCTGGTCAGCCCACCTTCCATCTATCCCCTTTCCAGCTGCCACCACCTGGCCCTAGAGTGGGCAGGCCATGGGGGGCAACACGTAGTCGGGCTGGAGTAGTGGAGGGGCAGGAACAGGAGCCAGTGGCCACTGTGGATCCCCAGCACTGCAGCACTAGCCACTGCTGCCGGCCAGACCTAGAAGCAGAGACCATGGAGCTGGATGAGTGTGGGGGACCTGGTGGGagtggcagtgggggtggagCCAGTGATACCTCTGGCTTTTcctttgatcaggaatggaagcTCAGTTCAGATGAGTCGCCAAGGAACCCAGGATGCTCAGGCTCAGGACCTCAGCACTGCCGCTGCAGTAGCACATCTAGTCAGTCCGAGGCAGCTGACCAGTCCATGGGCTATGTGAGTGACTCCTCCTGCAACAGCTCAGATGGTGTGCTAGTCACGTTCAGCACCCTCTACAACAAGATGCATGGCAACTCCCGTGCCAATCTCAACTCCGCCCCACAGTCTTGCAGCAACTCTTCCTTCTGCAGCCACTCAGACCCGGGCGCCTTCTATCTGGACCTGCAGCCCTCTCCAGCCGAGTCTAAGATGTCTTGTGAGTCCCACCACCCTGACAgcggaggaagggaagggagctaTGGCTGTCCTCATGCCTCATCTCCTGAGCTAGATGCCAACTGCAACTCCTACCGCCCACACTGTGAGCCCTGCCCAGCTGTGGCTGACCTCACAGCCTGCTTCCAGAGCCAGGCCCGTCTTGTTGTGGCCACACAGAATTACTATAAACTTGTCACCTGTGACCTGTCCTCTCAGTCATCCCCAAGCCCAGCTGGCTCTTCCATTACCAGCTGCTCTGAGGAACACACCAAGATCAGCCCTGCACCTGGCCCAGGCCCAGACCCTGGCCCCAGCCAGCCCTCTGAGTATTACCTattccagaggccagaagtccagcCAGAGGAACAAGGAGCAGTGGGTTCCTCAGTGGAAGCAGCAACTCCTGTGGGCCCCACTGTGATTGAGGGGCAAGTGTACACTAACACTTCACCCCCCAACCTTAGCACTGGACGCCAGCGCTCTCGAAGCTGTGATCGCAGCCTCGCGCGCAGCCCTCCTGTCCGCCTGGGCTCACTGGAACGCATGTTGAGTTGCCCAGTGCGCCTGAGTGAGGGTCCTGCAGCCCTCGCTGGGACTGGCTCCCCGCCTCGGCGGGTCACCTCCTTTGCTGAGCTCGCCAAGGGCCGGAAGAAAGTTGCAGGCTCCGGCTCCCCGCCACTTCGAGTGAGCATTGGGGACTCCTCCCAGGAGTTCTCACCCATCCAAGAAGCCCAACAAGATAGGGTAGGCCCACTGGATGAGGGCACTCGCTGTAGCCACAGCCTACCACCCATGCCTTTGGGGCCGGGCATGGACCTAGTTGGCCCAGAGTCCTGGTCTACCCAGGTCTGTCAGGGCCCCCAGTCCAGTGAGGTGCCACCTGCTAGCCTCAGAGCTGCTGGGCAAGGCCCCCTGGCCCAGCTGATGGATCCAGGGCCTGCTCTCCCAGGGAGCCCAGCCAACAGCCATACCCAGAAGGATACAAGAGCTAGAGCTGACGGTAAGGAACCTAGAGGCTGGAGAATACCAGGATATATGCATGGCCTCCTCAGTGATTGGGGCCCTGGCAACACCCCATCCATAACCACTGAAGTTTCCTCAGTCTAGATCAATCATCTTTCCAGTCCAGGTCATGTCCtacagttgggggtggggggtggataaaaaaaaatagaggataaaATGTACACTGAAATTTTCGGGACTTAGAGAATGACATATTGGAAAGGAAGTGCACAGAAGATTGTGGTTTTAAGTCTGGATGACTGGAAAGATGATGGTACATGGATAGGGACCGCAAACACTAACGTAAAGTAGGTTTCCTAGAAAAGGGATAAGGCCCAAGTTTAGTCTGGGACATTTAGGTATTTGCAGCGCTTAAGGAATATGTCCCATAGGCAACCCACAGTGGTTGTCAGTGAAGTTCATTCTTTGATCAGTGATTGTTGCCGCTCTTTAAAGAGCCTGAAACCAGACACTTGACCATTAAGCTGCCTGGGCCTGCCCtttccctatttattttattacatttaagtaattttataaaCACTCTAGGTGAAATGCTGGCAATAGATACGAGGgacagtctctgccctcaaggaattctaaggatgaaaacagaaaaggaagcatAATTAAAACAGAGATGACTGGGGTgccctggtgactcagttggttaagcccccagctcttgatctcaactccggtctcaatctcaggatcgtgagttcaagccctgagttggaggttacttaaaaacaaaaaccagagatGACAGTATACAATACTGGTCTGTGAGAAGGATCTCTAAACAGACTAAAATGTAGAAGGACTGCTAACATAATTTAGATTTAAAACCAGCCTAGAAAGATGATGAGGAATAGGCTTTGTAGAGACTTGTAAGAAAAAGTCTATACAAAACCACCAAAGTACAGAATAACCTGATGCTTTTCAGAAACTGCAGATAATTTGGTTTAGCCATGGTGTGGTATGGATAGAACTATTTTATTCAGGGaagtgaaatttgtttttaacagtttatggcatgttttcatttgcattttagaaaggtcACTCACTGGTTGTTTAGAAAGATCACTCCACTGAAAGGTGGATTGGAAAGGATGTCCCGGGGGTCCAGAGATCACCATGATCAGAGTCATCAGAATAACAGATGTAGTTGAAGCTTTGAGTGGATGGGAGCACCGGGGAGAACGTATAGAGTTGTGAAGGGAACCAGGGCAGAGAGCCCTGAGGATACAGTAATTGAAGGGTGAGCAGAACAACACCTAAAGGTTCTGAGaagaattaggaaaagaaaagggaaactaGGAGAGAATGAAGGCCCACgcagtggaggaagaggaagttTCAAACAAGAGTTTGGGTTCAACAAAGTTTTGAAGAGAAATCATTGGCATTAATGAGGCTGAAGAATCCTGAGAGTAACATTTGGGAGTAGTGAGGGTGGAAGCCAAATCTCAGAGGGtttggaaggagagataaagcgAGGGAAGGGGAGATAGAGGGAAATGTGCTGTGCTGTAGCCTCTGGTTGGGTCCATTGGCCTCTCAAAACCATAAACGGTGTTACCTCTGCTATTAGGGAGACTCAGACACAGAGGAGCTGCCCTCAGGGTGGCAGAtgaaaggggataaaggggaTCAGAAACAGCAGATTGGCCAGAGTCCTTTGGAACCCACTCCCTTCTTAGACTTCACCGTCTGGCGGGGGTTTCTAGACACAGGCGATGCTGTAGCAGGCATTTTGCGGGCAAGAACAGTCCTGGTCAGAGATGGAAGAGGTATTAAAAGTGTTGTTTTATTGGGTAAGACTTTTCATATAGAGATGCTATTCTGTTCCATAAGTCTTCAGTGACCTCCCACAgggctcttctctcttttctatatgtttttttaaaatgaaagaatgagggaagcctgggttgctcagccgttgagcatctgcctttggctcagggcgtgatcccagagtcctgggatcgagtcccacatcgggctccctgcatggggcctgtttctccctctgcctgtgtctctgcctctctctctctctcgaataaataaataaaatcttttttaagaaattaaaataaaaaaataaaattaaagaatgagtGATAATTCAATGAATTCATGAATGACAAAAGAAGCTGagatctctttgagatcctgagcAGCAGAGTCAAGATTCAAAAAGATCTTACCaaacctggaaaaaaaacaaaagcagggaCCCCTGTGAAGTTTGATAGGTAAGCTGTACTTGAATTGATCTGGAATATTTAATTGATTGCACACTCAGAATGAGGCAGCAGTTTGGAAGGGCTTCCAAATagttaaaatgatatattcattGATAGACTCCAGAAGGGAGAAGCTGATAGTCCTTGACCATTCAGTTAGTGCTCACCTGCAAGTTCTGGGCTCTCCATTTGAAGAAGGGACTGAGAGACTGGAGCTGTGTCACCTACAAAACAGCAGACTTGGGTGACTGTGGTCTCTGACTCCAATTTTCTCAAGTGCTGTCACATAGAAAAGTGAGAAACCTTAGTCTCTGTATTCCCTGGGGACAAAACTGAGACCCACTCCCCAGATGAggtccctccttcctctctgatcTCGTTCCTCTGCCTCAAACCTTATCCTGGGGACTGAGggaggattttttatttttttatttttaaagattctgtttatttattcatgagacacacagagagagagagaggcacagacacaggcagagggagaagcaggctccatgcagggagcctgatgtgggactcaatcccaggtctccaggatcacaccccggggctgaaggcagtgttaaaccactgagccacctgggctgccctggggaggatTTTCTAAAGAGTAGAAATAAACAGTCCAATTCAAAGATACTTTATACCAGGGGTATAATAAAGCTATGGCTGGGAAGGCCTAATCTGATAGCCAGGGTCAGTTTAGCCttgaaatttgatattttaaaaaatggaaaggaagggaaggaggcatTCCCAGCAGGAAAAGCTGTGTGCTTAAAGATGGGAATGGGGTGGGAAGAATGGTGTCAATGAGAATGGCAGGTGTGGAAGTTTGAGGGAAGAGCAGCCTAATTGGTGGTAGGTGTGGATACCCATTTGCGAAGATTAGACTTTATTCTGTGGGCAATAGGGCCACAGGGGATAAAACTGGTATTTTAGGAAGCAATCTGATTTATGTAAGAAAATTTGGATGCAGTGAGATGAGGCTGAACCAAGGGTGACAGTgaggattcattcatttaacaaatatttattcagtacctACTATGTACTGGCCtctattctaggcactggggatatatCAGTGAACAATTCAAAAACTCTGCTTTTTTGGAGCCCTTATGAGGAATAATAGATCATAAACAAGATCATTTCTAACAGTGacaaaatgctaaaaagaaaataaacaggataGTGAGACAAAGTGTGACTTGTGAGAGGACTCGGTTGGGCACCACTGAGGAGGTGATGTTTGAGTTGATGCCTGAATAATGAGATGATTTCTGGCAGAATGGCAGGTGCAAAAGACCCTTGAATGTTAATGAACTTGGCTTGTTCAAGGACAGAAGGAAGTGTGGCTGAAGGAGCTAGTAAGCAAGGGAGAATGACAAAGGTTGCTCTCTAAGCACAGATTGGGGATCACAGGAGGATATAGTTTGAACATGCGCCCTGGGAAGACTGTGAAGCCCCTCCCTAACGGGGTTGTGATCACCATCCTCTTAAgactcactggaaaaaaaaagaaaaaagaaaaaaacctcactggagtaaataaatgggaaaagatgAGGGATACCATTTCCTATGTAGTGCAAAGTGATAGAACATTATTAGGCCCTAAGTCAGACTCTGACTCAGAAGCCTAGCTCTGCCACCATCTATCTGTGTGCCTTTGGGCAAACGACATTATCTCTCTAAATTTCCAATACCTCATCTGTCAGGTAAGGATATTAATTCTGTCTCACCGATGTGTTGAGCCAGAGTTGTGGTAGCGAGCCACGCCCAGGGATTCTGGCTCCGTAGATGCTTATAGCGCCACCTTGTGTCATTCAGATGTTTTCAGTGTGCGCAGTGTTTTGTTAGAAACCCAACTCCTACCTGCAGGCAACCCAGCTGTGCAGTATCTTGGAGTTTTGTGTTTAGTTCTAAGCCCCATGTCTTGAGAGACGCTGACCTGAAGACTGGCCGAAAGAACAGGAGAGGACCAATCCTGAGGACCACAGCTCTGTGTAGAGGGAACAAATGTCAGTCCTAAGGCTCCAATGCCAGGATCATGAAAGAATGGGAACGGGATGGATAGAGGTGACGGGATGCTGATTCCAGATGCAAATAAAGATTACAGTTAGATTTGATTAAGAATGAAATGAGTTGGCTTTAGTGGAGACAGGCGATGATGAGCAAAAGCTTAAAGTAAACGGTATCTTACTCTGAAAACCTGTGGCTCTAACTCCAACTCTTTAGACCTTAGAAACAAAGGATATGGTAGTTCTGTCATTGACAGAAATGGAAGTTATCTTAGGAAAGGTGAAAAATgaactgctttaaaataaataacaagggcagcccctgtggcatagcagtttagtgccttctacagcccggggtgtgatcctggagacctgggatcgagtcccatgccaggctccttgcatggaatctgcttctccctatgcctgcttctccctctgcccgtgactctgcctttctctctctctatgaataaataaataaaatattttaaaaataataaatagcaaattggcggggaggggcagagggaaagcaagaatctttttgttttttctttattagattttatttgagagaaagagagagcacatgcaggggaagaaggagagagagaatctccagcagactccctgctgagcacagagcctaacatggggctcgatttctctacccatgagatcatgacctgagccaaaatcaagaatcagatgcttaacatactgagccacccaggcacccttaaaatagcaaaatttaaGTGAAAGCATAATCCTCAAGCAGAATGACCCATAGATCAGGTGGAAGGTTGGGGCTAACACTGCAGGTTCAGAAGTCATCCATATGAATGTCTGAACTTGAATGCAGGGGAGAAAGTATAAAGGGAGAAGGGAGCCTTAAGACAGACCCACCCTTGaagtcaagaaaatgaagaaggggTGAATAGTCAAGAGTACAAGAGAGCTCAGCATcatgaaaacaatagaaaaagttTTAGATGGGAGGAGCACTGTCATATTCCCAAACTTGGATCTCCCTTAACCCATTCTATTCCTACAACCCAGATCCTGCccatctcttcccctctccccagtgAGCATCGTCTGTCTGCTGCTTTGCTTCCTCTCGTGGGGGTCTCAGGGTCTGTCTGTCTGATTTCTCCTCCATCACTGTTGCCACAGGGGGTGGTGCGGAGAGCCGACCAGTCCTTCGCTACAGCAAGGAACAGAGGCCAACCACGCTGCCCATCCAGCCCTTTGTGTTCCAGCACCACTTCCCCAAGCAGTTGGCCAAGGCCCGGGCCCTCCACAGCCTTTCCCAGCTCTACAGCCTCTCTGGCTGCAGCCGTGCACAGCAGCCTGCCTCACTGGCTGCCTCCACTGCTCAAGCCCCAACCCTAGCTTCCTCTGGGGAATCACAGGCACCCACCAACAGAGGTGCCAGGAAAGCTGGGCCTGAGCCAGAAACTTCACGGCCGTCACCCCTGGGTAGCTACTCCCCCATCCGCAGTGCTGGCCCCTTTGGGCCCAGCACCGACTCTTCTGCTTCCACCTCGTGCTCCCCTCCTCCAGAGCAGGCCACAGCCACAGAAAGCCCACCCCCATGGAGCCACTCCTGTCCTCCTGTTGCCCGGCCTGCCACCTCCCAGCAGCCACAGAAGGAGGATCAGAAGATACTGACCTTGGCTGAGTACCGTCTCCATGGAACAGGAAGCTTGCCTCCTCTGGGCTCCTGGAGATCGAGCCTCAGTCGAGCAGAAAGTCTAGCCCGGGGAGGTGGTGAAGGCAGCATGGCCTCCAGGCCCAATAACGGTATGAGCTTTACCCTCCACCATAGGCatttccaccctccacccccttgATTGGTGTCTTATACTCCAGCCTGGGGTCAAGGGTTAAAATGTTTGCATATCCTTCCCCAGCATCTATGGATAATACCCACATACTCCCAGCCCTCGTATATTATATGGGCCCACGGGGTGGATACGAAATGCTGTCTCCTGCTAATTCTTGCCCTTCTCTTCTGCTAATCTCTTTTGCTTTCAGCCAACCACTTATCCCCTCAAGCACTCAAGTGGCGAGAATACAGGAGAAAGAACCCGTTAGGGCCACCTGGATTGTCAGGGAGCCTAGACCGACGGCCACAGGAAGCTCGGCTGGCCCGAAGGAACCCCATCTTTGAGTTCCCTGGCTCCTTCAGTGCTGCTGGCCATCTGAACTATCGGCTGAATGGTGTGTGGGCCCGGTCCCCAGTGTACCCAGGGCAGGCTCTACTACAGCTGGGCAGGGCTAGAGAAGGGGTCAGTCCCAAAGGAACATGTCTCAGAGGGTATGAGCACAGAACTGAACTGCAACTCTTAGAAGGAGAGTTGCTTgagattgatttttctcttctttccaggtCAAATAGTGAAGCCATTACCACTGACTTGCCCTGACTTCCAAGACCCCTTCTCCTTGACTGAGAAGCCTCCAGCTGAGTTTTGTCTGTCCCCAGATGGCAACTCAGAGGCCATTTCCATTGACCTGCTTCAGAAAAAAGGTGAATATTAAGCCCAGCTCAGGCCAGGAATTCTGTTGTCAGTACCTATTTATGCTTATTGCCCTGCTATCTAGCCCTCCAGAATATTTCCCTATCTTAGGACCCCAAGTGCTAGGAAGGAATTAACACAGGAATTGGGGCAAGAGATAGAAGTCCGTGCATTATGTATGACAAGCATGCATGAGTGCGTGAGGATCATTTATCAAATCCTTAAGAATCAGGCATCAGTCTCTTACCCCAGGGAGCTAAGTCGAGTGAGGAGACTGCCATGTCACAAATAAATGGCTGTGTGCTCTAATGCTCCAAGTACTAGAGGCCTAACAGCTTGGGCAAGCATGATGGTAACATCTACTAAGATATTGAGCAAGTAAGGGACCACTGGACTGGGAAAGAGCTGTTTCAGTGAGATGATGGGGAAAGAATTGAGCAGAATGTAGTTATGTCTTTTGGGTGGACAAGGAAGTTGAATTGATGACCGATGGCCTCTGTTCTCTGGGGGAAATAGAACCCAGGGCTTGAGACGAGGGGTGAAGATTTGGCAATGTGAGAGTATAGCAGAGGGTACCACAAATCACATATCCGAGAAATGCCCTTGTCCGTCACTGCTCTGAGTGGCCCTGGACTTTCTCTGGCAGCCACTAGCCTGGTTTCTCAGAGCAGAGAAGATGGGTAGTTAGCTTGATCCAGGACTGGAGTGAGAGGGTCTTGAAGAAGCAGTCACTGAGATGGGTCCACTGGTGGGGAAAACATTACAAGGCTTGAGAACTGGGCAAAACCAGGAAGGGGCCAGGGTCTAGTCCTCGGTAAGATGGGGACCCATgtacagggacagagagagatagtgaaCATTCCACCCCCTCCACTTCCACCAACGGCTCAGTTTCAATTGAGTTGCCCAGGGACTCACTTAGGAACGAATCATGGAATCCTTACTTGCAGGGCTAGTGAAGGCGGTTAACACTGCTGTGGACCTCATCGTGGCCCATTTTGGCACAAGCCGGGATCCTGGAGTGAAGGTAGGCAAGAACCTGTGGAGAGCTGAGGTCTACCTTGCTGATCCTCACCCATTCTGTGCTACCACCTTCTGCTCTCTTGCACCTAGAACCCAGAATTGGGTACATCGGGAAGGGAATCACAAGAAAAACATGCTGAGGTCTAAGAAAGTCAGGTCCAAGGCCAGGCCTCAGATGATTCCCTGTTCTTCTCTACTGCATCCACAGGCAAAGCTGGGGAACAGTTCTGTGAGCCCCAATGTGGGCCACCTGGTTCTGAAGTACCTGTGCCCCGCAGTCCAGGCTGTGCTGGAGGATGGGCTCAAGGCCTTTGTGCTAGATGTCATCATTGGGCAACGTAAGAACATGCCGTGGAGTGTGGTTGAGGCTTCCACACAGCTAGGTAAATGCTGGGGGGCAAGAGGAGGACCCTAGGCTGAGATTTGGATCCAGGAGACGGGGCATGTGACTGTGTACTCTGGCTTCCTCAGGCCCGTCCACCAAGGTCCTGCATGGCCTCTACAACAAGGTCAGCCAATTCCCAGAGCTCACCAGTCACACCATGCGTTTCAACGCCTTCATTCTCGGCCTACTCAAGTGAGTGTGTGGGGCAGCAAGAATGGCAAAGCAGACCTGCAGGATCTGCGGCCAGGGCCCAGGCTCACTTTCTCCCCATCCAGCTACAGCCTCTCTCATCAGGTCCCTGGTTTCCCACCACACCCACAACCCTCTGGCACTGATCAGCAACATGgtcttttgcttttataaatctGTATTCTGGTTTATTTGGAAATTAATCTGGTTCTCTGGATATTGTAAACCTTGAACCAGTCAATTCCAGCATGACTTCCAAATCTTGCCCACCATAAGTCTACCTTGAAATCCATATCATAGTATTCTTCATTCTCAAGTCTGGGCCTGGGTCATTCCCTTCGGGATGTGTACCCTACACTCTTACTCAGTAGCTGCCCTGACTTCTTGGGTCCTATGCAAACCAGCTCCATTCTAGAGGGAAGTCATTGGCTTGTGAAACACATGTTCAC from Canis lupus familiaris isolate Mischka breed German Shepherd chromosome 11, alternate assembly UU_Cfam_GSD_1.0, whole genome shotgun sequence includes these protein-coding regions:
- the RUSC2 gene encoding iporin isoform X2, producing MPLFEISRMDSPPKLTGETLIVHHIPLVHCQVPDRQCCGGASGGSGSTRPNPFCPPDLGITQPDQDLGQADSLLFNSLHSAPGGSTRPADSTKSRVRDGRGPGAPKRHNPFLLQESVAEPGLGNLYDDSIGDSATQQSFHLHGAGQPTFHLSPFQLPPPGPRVGRPWGATRSRAGVVEGQEQEPVATVDPQHCSTSHCCRPDLEAETMELDECGGPGGSGSGGGASDTSGFSFDQEWKLSSDESPRNPGCSGSGPQHCRCSSTSSQSEAADQSMGYVSDSSCNSSDGVLVTFSTLYNKMHGNSRANLNSAPQSCSNSSFCSHSDPGAFYLDLQPSPAESKMSCESHHPDSGGREGSYGCPHASSPELDANCNSYRPHCEPCPAVADLTACFQSQARLVVATQNYYKLVTCDLSSQSSPSPAGSSITSCSEEHTKISPAPGPGPDPGPSQPSEYYLFQRPEVQPEEQGAVGSSVEAATPVGPTVIEGQVYTNTSPPNLSTGRQRSRSCDRSLARSPPVRLGSLERMLSCPVRLSEGPAALAGTGSPPRRVTSFAELAKGRKKVAGSGSPPLRVSIGDSSQEFSPIQEAQQDRVGPLDEGTRCSHSLPPMPLGPGMDLVGPESWSTQVCQGPQSSEVPPASLRAAGQGPLAQLMDPGPALPGSPANSHTQKDTRARADEQATATESPPPWSHSCPPVARPATSQQPQKEDQKILTLAEYRLHGTGSLPPLGSWRSSLSRAESLARGGGEGSMASRPNNANHLSPQALKWREYRRKNPLGPPGLSGSLDRRPQEARLARRNPIFEFPGSFSAAGHLNYRLNGQIVKPLPLTCPDFQDPFSLTEKPPAEFCLSPDGNSEAISIDLLQKKGLVKAVNTAVDLIVAHFGTSRDPGVKAKLGNSSVSPNVGHLVLKYLCPAVQAVLEDGLKAFVLDVIIGQRKNMPWSVVEASTQLGPSTKVLHGLYNKVSQFPELTSHTMRFNAFILGLLNIRSLEFWFNHLYNHEDIIQTHYQPWGFLSAAHTVCPGLFEELLLLLQPLALLPFSLDLLFQHRLLQSGQQQRQHKELLRVSQDLLLSAHSTLQLARARGQEGPGDVDRAVHGERVKGVGAPEGGEDEEEDETEEVAEAAGGSGRGRWARGGQAGWWYQLMQSSQVYIDGSTEGSRFPRGGTSSSIEKKKGAGGGGPPPREGVVEGAEACPAPEETLGRDRGWPFWMGSPPDSVLAELRRSREREGSTAPPAENEEGASEPSPGGIKWGHLFGSRKAQRETRPTNRLPSDWLSLDKSMFQLVAQTVGARRDPEPKESLQDPHSPVLPSKPPCEVKALCHHLATGPGQLSFHKGDILRVLGPAGGDWLRCSRGPDTGLVPLAYVTLTPTPSPTPGSSQN